The Solanum lycopersicum chromosome 6, SLM_r2.1 genome has a window encoding:
- the LOC138349280 gene encoding uncharacterized protein, with protein sequence MTLFEALYGITCRSLVRWFEVGEYFILGLKIVHEAMEMVRMIKDRLATAYSRQTFYADIRKRALEFEVGDQVYSRISPMNRVMMFNKKVIHVSMLKKCFGNQASIFPVEGLGVYENLSYEDVPIEILDPQVMRLRNKEVATVKVL encoded by the exons ATGACACTTTTTGAAGCATTATATGGCATAACATGTAGGTCTCTAGTTcggtggtttgaggttggagaATATTTCATCCTTGGCCTTAAGATCGTACATGAGGCTATGGAGATGGTGAGAATGATCAAGGATAGAttggctactgcttacagtCGTCAAACATTCTATGCAGACATCAGAAAGAGAGCTCTGGAATTTGAGGTGGGTGATCAAGTCTATTCGAGGATATCACCCATGAACAGGGTGATGATGTTTAATAAGAAAG TTATTCACGTTTCAATGCTAAAGAAGTGTTTTGGCAATCAAGCATCCATCTTTCCTGTTGAGGGTTTAGGAGTTtatgagaacctttcttatgaagatgTTCCAATTGAAATATTAGATCCCCAAGTGATgcggttgaggaacaaagaggttgcCACTGTGAAGGTGTTATGA